In Flammeovirga kamogawensis, the sequence GTTCTTACAGATTTCTCAAATAATATTATTATAAATATGCCATCTGGAAATGGTCAAACTTGGGTGACTGGTGATGTAATGACTTGGGTGACAGGGTTATTTACAGTAGATGGAATAGTAGTTTCAAATAACATTACAAATAAAGTTCAAGGTACTTTTCCTTCTGATAATGGTAATTTAACTTCGGTAACTCTTTCAAATTTAGCTTTCGGGAGTCTTACTCAAAATGGTGACAATGTATCGTACTTACCAATTTTAACAGGAAGCTCAGCAATTGATGCAGGAAATGATACTTCTGCCCCAGAAAAAGATATTGCAGGTAATTTCAGAAATCAAACTGCGGATGTTGGTGCCTTTGAATTTGAAGGCTTATCGGCTCCATTAGCAACAGTTTCTTTAACAAAAGCAACTGCTGAATATACGGGTTCAGCTATTGATGTTGAGTTCGAAATTACAAACAAAGCAGGTGAAGTACTATCTGGTTTAACAACAACAATTACTTATAACTCTTCAGAAGTTGTACCAACAGATGCTGGTGTTTATGATGTAGTGATCTCAATTGATCAAGGGCAAGAGTTTGGAGGAGCTCTTACTACACAATTTGAAATTACAAAAGCAACTACAACGGTAACTTTAGATACTGAAACACTTACAGCTACTTATTCTGGGTCAGCAAATGATGTAACGGCATCATCTAACGAAGGGGAACAAATCTTTATTTTTTCTTATAAAGAAGATGGAGAGGAAGCATCTTCAACAGCACCAATAAATGTTGGAGAATATTTAGTTACAGCGACATTGAATGATAAAAATTATACAGGAGAAACACAAGGAACCCTGACGATATCTCCTGCAAGTATTACTTATTCATCTACTACTACTGATTTAGTTTATAACACTTCTGCTCAGGAACCTACAGTAATTCCATCGGTTGGTAATTTTACTGGATTTTCAACTTCAGTTACTGAAGGAGAGGCGATTAATGTTGATAGTTACACATTAGTAGTAACAACTACAGACCCTAATTATACAGGTTCTTCTTCAATTCCTTTTTCTATCACAAAAGCAACTGCTACCATTCAAATTACAGATTTATTACAAACGTATACAGGAAATCAGTTAGCTGTAACAACAATCACATCTCCAGAAGGCTTGAATGTGGATGTTACTTATGATAACGAAGTAACAGCTCCTACAGAAATAGCTTCTTATGAAGTTGTAGCAACTATTAATGATGTAAACTATGAGGGAACGCAAACGGAAACATTTCAAATTGTAGATAAATTAGCAGCTATTATAGAAATTACATCATCATCAAAAGTATACAATGCGGATGGTCAAGAGGTAGAGTATGTAATTAAAGATGAGCAAGGAACTGTATTAGATATTCCTGCAACGGTTACTTATGATGATGGAGTTACTCCAATGAATGTAAAAGAATATGCTGTAACAATTGTGGTGAATACCGACGAATATGCAGGTTCTTTAACATCAACATTTGAGATAACTAAGGCCTCTGTAACATTTACGCCATCAACAACTTCGTTTGTTTACAATGGAGAAAAACAAATACCTACTATTACCACATCTGTAGAAGGTTTGGAAGCAGAAGTCTCATTATTAACAGGTGATGCTACAACTGCAGGAGAATATTCATTGAATGTTTCAAGTTCTTCAGAAAATTATGAAGGAAATGATGTGATTTCATTTGAAATTACGAAAGCAGAAGTTATCATAACGTTATCTTCTTTAGAAGTAGATTTTGATGATTCACCAAAAGAAGTTGTAGCAACTACTGATACAGATGTTGAAAGTATTGCAATTACTTATAACGGAAATGATACTCCTCCAACAGAAGCAGGAGAATATAAAGTAGTGGCTACAATTGTGGATCCAAATTACATGGGAACAACAGAGGGTACTTTAGTAATAAATGAGTTAACTCCAGCGGATCCAACAGCCATTCAAGATGAACAAGCTTTACAAGTAAGTGTATATCCAAACCCTAATCAAGGAACGTTTACAGTTAAATTAATTGACTCTTCAGTTGCTCAATTATCAATTGTTACGGTTTCAGGAAAGGAAGTGCATTCTTCAGAAGTTACAAATCAATCTACTATTACATTGCCTAGTAATGTTAGTGGTATTGTAATAGTAAAACTAGTAGATGAAAATAAAGTATACACTGCTAAGTTATATGTAAGATAATCGTTTAATTAATTAGTTATAGAATATATAAATTTACTCCCAAGAAAGCTTGTACTTTCTTGGGAGTTTTCGTTTTTAATAGAAGTTGATTATACTACATTTTCAATGAATTAATCTATAGAAAGAAGTGTTTTTACACCAAATTCTGCACTACTAAATAGTTTAGATTTTAATTGAGGAAGGTAATTGATTACACCTTCCATAGAAGCCTGAGCTAAAAATATTGCATCCACTTTATTAGCAACTTGAATAATATTTGCAGCAATATTTTTATAATAAGATGTTAAGTCACCCTTTTCAAAGTAAGTCCAACAATTACTGCAATCACAGTCAGTTATTAATACTTCTTTTTGAAATTTCAAACTCGATTTAGTTATAATTTCTTTACTACTTTGGCGTGTTGAATGTGCAGTATATACAAGAGCAATCTTAGAATAATTTGTCACCAAAAAATCAACTACAGGAGCATCAATCCTAAAAACTTTTTCTTTAGTGTTGCATAAACCTCCATATGTTGAGCAGGTACAAATAATCTGATCTAGTTTGCTGTTTTCGTTTTTTATTTTAGCAATTGCTTTTTTAAAGCCGTCAAAATCTAGTGCTTTATTTTCAAGAGCATTCTCTAAAAGTTGATCAAATACATAGTGTTTAACAAATGTATTTGGAGAAAATTTATGTATTATTTGATTAAATCTATCAATATGAATAGAGGAGGTGTGAAGAAATATAATCATCTAACTTTCTTTTTTTTGATTAGATGCTTCTCTGCATTCGCTTGGCGTTTTTCCAAAGTATTCTTTAAAAGATGTATTAAAGTAACTTACACTATTAAAACCAGTATCATAAGCAATGTTAGAGAAAGGCTCTAATGTCGATTTAACCATAGTTAAAGATTGTTCTAAACGGTATTGCTTAATGTAATTACTTGGCGATAACCCTAATAAACCTTTAATTTTTCTATATAAATGATTTCTACTCATACACATGATATTGGCAAGTTCTTCAATAGAGAAATCAGCGTTATTAATTTCGTTTTCTAGTGCAATATTAAGCTTTTCAATAAACTGTTGATCTACATTAGGTAATTCAACAATAGTATCTGATTGAACAGCGTATTTCACATATTTTTTCTGCAGATTCTCAGTATATTCAAGTGTATTTTTAATCTTTAGGAGGAGCTCATTATGGTTAAAAGGCTTACTTAGAAAATCAGTTACTTTCTCTTCTAAAGCAGTAAGTTTTGTATCTTCATCATCCTTTGCAGTTAGCATTATAATAGGTACATGAGATGCAATAGGATTGCTTTTTACTTCTTTAGAAAAAGTAATTCCATCCATTTCTGGCATCATTAAATCTGTAATAATAATATCAGGAATTTCTTCATTAATCTTCTCTAAACCTTCTATACCGTTTCTAGCTTCTTTAATTTTGTAATTCGTTTCTAAAATCAGTTTTAAGTATTTTCTGATATCATCATTGTCTTCAACAATTAATATGTGCTTATCGTGTTTTATTCCCTCATTAGTACCATCATTTTGAAGTTGTATAGAAGTTTCTTGCTTTTCTTCTTTTACTAACTCTCCATTATTATATGAATTATGTAGCTCTACAGGAATATTTAAAATAAACTCTGTCCCTTTTCCTATCTTACTACTTACTCCAATTGTTCCATTCAATTGCTTAGTTAATTCTTTTGTAATTGAAAGGCCAAGACCTGTACTAATTTCATTGTTTTCTTTTGCAACATAGTACGTATCAAAAATATGTGGAAGGTGTTTTTCCTCTATACCATTTCCATTATCAATTACCTTTATTACAAGTTGATCTCTTTGCAATTCACCTAAAATATTAATCTCGGACCCTTTACTATATTTAATTGCATTAGAAATAAGATTATTTAAAATACTTTCGTAGGCCTCAATATCAATAAACCCAAATTTGGTTTCAGAATGAAATAATGATTTAATAATTATATTTTCTTTTTTAGCAAGAGATTCGAAAGCAAATAATATTCTTCTGTTTAATTTTTCAAAATCAACCCACTCAAAATCAATTACTTTTTGCTGAGATTGTAATCTACCAAGTTGTAATAACTGATTTACAAGTCCCATTAATTTATTAGTATTTCTAAGAATCTGATTTATATGTTCTTTTTGACCAGAAATATTATCAAGTAAAAGAAGGTCAGTAGGGGCCTTTATTAGCGTTAATGGAGTTTTAAATTCATGTGAGATCGCATGGAAGAAATTGATCCTTAACTCATTCAATTTTTTTAATTCATTTGAGGATTTAGCCAATTGGTCATTTTGAGAATTGATTTCTTGATTCTTATTACTTAGCTCCTTATTAATTTTTTTGATTTTAGAAATAGTAAATCCTAAAACAGATAGAAAAACAAGCATTAAAGCAAGAATAATAAAAAGCCCTTTAGCTTTAAAATCTTTTTCTTCTACAAGTTGTGCTTGTTTAGCAACTTCAATTCTAAACTCTTGTTCTTCTTTTAATTGCTCTTCTTTAATTCTATAATCAGCTTGAATTTTAGCAATTTTGTATTCAGCATTTTCAACATAACGTTGGTCTATTAACTTATTGTACTTTTCTAATACAGTCAAAGACTTTTTATAATTACCAGCTTTTTTTAAAATTTTACTATAAGTTCTTAAGAAAGTTTGATAATAGGCTCCATTTTTATTTGGGTACAATTTGTCTGCAGCCTCACAATATTTCAATGCTTTATTTAGGTATCCATTATTTCCCTCATAAATAGCAAAATAATAATTTGTTCTAGCTTTAATTTCTTCAGAAATATTAGAATTATCAAATTTCTCTTGAAGCTGAACTAAGTATTTATAACCAAGTTCATTATTTTTTTGGATTTTGAAATAAATATAGGCGTATTCGAGTAGAATTTTATTGTCAAATTGTTGCACACCAATTTCAGAAAACATTTTCTTGGCAGCGTCTAATTTGTTGATTTTTATTTGTCCATCACTATCTTTAGCAATTATGTACTGATTGTAATATAATAGTGCAAGTTGATAACTAGCTTTGTCTTTTTTAAAAACATCTTCTGCTTTTTTGAAATATTCCCTAGCTTTTTTATAATCATTAAGATTTTGTGAGATTATACCAATAGCAAAGTCAAAACGAGCTTTCTGATTTTCATTTTTTTGTGTTAAAGCTAATTCGCTTCCTTTTAAACCATAATTCATCGCCTCATAATAATTAGATTGAGAGCGTGTAACAGAAAGCATTTCATAATAATAAGAATATAGCAGTAAAGTGTCTTTTTCTATAATAGATTTATTAATGCCTTTTTTCAGTAATTCAGTCGCTTCTTCATATTGGAATAATTTATTTTTCATTGCTCCCTGAAAAAATATACTTTTTGCTATGTAAGCATTGTTATGCTCGTTAGTATATTCAGTACATTTTGTATAGTAATCATAAGCTTCTTGATAATTTCTAGAATCTCTTTTTACCCTAGCAGAATGGTAATAAATAGCGATTTCTAATTTTGTATCAATATTTTGTTGAAGAAGACTATCAAAACTTTTGAGACATGCATCATAATTCCTAGCTTTTATTTGTTGTAAAGCAGAATAGTATGATTTTTCAACATTATTTAGTTGATCATATTTAATAAAATCTTGGTTCTTTAAAACTGTTTTGTCTATTAATTCAATGTCTGTTGCAAAAGAAAAAATAGGAAGCAGTAATAGAATAATAAAGTGATGTAGTTTCATTTAATAAAGCAGCGAAGTTTAAAAAAGAGCGTAGCCTAACTACAAACTACCTAATAAAATTTCAATTATCAAAAAAAGTTAAAATGAAAAAAGGGGCATGCTGTGCTCATGCCCCTTAAGATAGTTGTTTCTCTGTGCGTAAAATGAAGTTAGTCAATTAAGTAGAAAAAGTAAGTTCAAGCTGAACTATTATTTCTTATATGTCATTATAACCAAAAAAATCCTTTCTGTGTTTTGATCTATTCAAATGTAGCAGGATAAATTACGATTGCATTTTTATTATGTAACATCTACTTTAAATTATGTATTTACAATGTTATTAATACTCTTTTTTTATTTTTTTTAAGTGATTTTTATATGTGTAAAAAATTGTAAATAATTGAAAATAAGTAATTTGAGTATTTTTATTTAAATGATTATATGTTTTATGAGAATTACTAAATTAAATAGATCAAATTCATTTTTTTTATTGATTAATAAAAAAGAAGCTGTTTTTGTAAATGAAAATGTTATTT encodes:
- a CDS encoding MBG domain-containing protein translates to MKKNLLFVMITNWLLLVASVSFGQTTYFVNSTTGVDTSDGSEASPWKSINTHISSLVEGDIMYIEGTFNEKIIVNRHISIIGKSVDSALIDGTGIEVGAGSGVTINATVTLSNLTIQNFNVTTPGAGIKVNANQTLTMRNCNVLDNTTTNNSGGGIWSGATATIENCYISGNQSGSAGSAIFTNQGALKLYNNVIVGNHNSKITGSVNGAINISVATEKVASVVEVINNTVVNNTAGFSGNRGIYVSINGTGVLTDLTIANNIFNNPINFVEGQITWGNDFQITGDIYENDTYVIKNNLINVDFGTNPLIDADNNGLIDNNSVVADMLFDESVKTAANGLKYIALLDGSPAINAADETYAIGVDMFGFERVGTADIGAVEFGTTAPKETLIINITSELSSFFTGSDQSVTYQLLDENGVVVEGVTSTLTITQNDIEVTPNAVGEYKIQIDVVDDNYQGTLTETLTIVEELTPTESVYYVDAVNGSDAADGSEASPWKTLTYAASILNSYTGKTLMVNGEFNEAGFDIFDGTEYTIDGTNAATSSINADGLAERHFDIFGGLTLKNITLKNASITEGGGALRVGEGADLTLENVNLVNNSTTKNGGAITSSGNIKISQSYIANNTASVKGSAIAVNGGVVDIQNTTIYQNNTLDGNSVAGGALLIGSTKDYGIDFTFVNNTVVENTGIVGGGSNGIIFEQSAGKVVLTDFSNNIIINMPSGNGQTWVTGDVMTWVTGLFTVDGIVVSNNITNKVQGTFPSDNGNLTSVTLSNLAFGSLTQNGDNVSYLPILTGSSAIDAGNDTSAPEKDIAGNFRNQTADVGAFEFEGLSAPLATVSLTKATAEYTGSAIDVEFEITNKAGEVLSGLTTTITYNSSEVVPTDAGVYDVVISIDQGQEFGGALTTQFEITKATTTVTLDTETLTATYSGSANDVTASSNEGEQIFIFSYKEDGEEASSTAPINVGEYLVTATLNDKNYTGETQGTLTISPASITYSSTTTDLVYNTSAQEPTVIPSVGNFTGFSTSVTEGEAINVDSYTLVVTTTDPNYTGSSSIPFSITKATATIQITDLLQTYTGNQLAVTTITSPEGLNVDVTYDNEVTAPTEIASYEVVATINDVNYEGTQTETFQIVDKLAAIIEITSSSKVYNADGQEVEYVIKDEQGTVLDIPATVTYDDGVTPMNVKEYAVTIVVNTDEYAGSLTSTFEITKASVTFTPSTTSFVYNGEKQIPTITTSVEGLEAEVSLLTGDATTAGEYSLNVSSSSENYEGNDVISFEITKAEVIITLSSLEVDFDDSPKEVVATTDTDVESIAITYNGNDTPPTEAGEYKVVATIVDPNYMGTTEGTLVINELTPADPTAIQDEQALQVSVYPNPNQGTFTVKLIDSSVAQLSIVTVSGKEVHSSEVTNQSTITLPSNVSGIVIVKLVDENKVYTAKLYVR
- a CDS encoding hybrid sensor histidine kinase/response regulator transcription factor, translated to MKLHHFIILLLLPIFSFATDIELIDKTVLKNQDFIKYDQLNNVEKSYYSALQQIKARNYDACLKSFDSLLQQNIDTKLEIAIYYHSARVKRDSRNYQEAYDYYTKCTEYTNEHNNAYIAKSIFFQGAMKNKLFQYEEATELLKKGINKSIIEKDTLLLYSYYYEMLSVTRSQSNYYEAMNYGLKGSELALTQKNENQKARFDFAIGIISQNLNDYKKAREYFKKAEDVFKKDKASYQLALLYYNQYIIAKDSDGQIKINKLDAAKKMFSEIGVQQFDNKILLEYAYIYFKIQKNNELGYKYLVQLQEKFDNSNISEEIKARTNYYFAIYEGNNGYLNKALKYCEAADKLYPNKNGAYYQTFLRTYSKILKKAGNYKKSLTVLEKYNKLIDQRYVENAEYKIAKIQADYRIKEEQLKEEQEFRIEVAKQAQLVEEKDFKAKGLFIILALMLVFLSVLGFTISKIKKINKELSNKNQEINSQNDQLAKSSNELKKLNELRINFFHAISHEFKTPLTLIKAPTDLLLLDNISGQKEHINQILRNTNKLMGLVNQLLQLGRLQSQQKVIDFEWVDFEKLNRRILFAFESLAKKENIIIKSLFHSETKFGFIDIEAYESILNNLISNAIKYSKGSEINILGELQRDQLVIKVIDNGNGIEEKHLPHIFDTYYVAKENNEISTGLGLSITKELTKQLNGTIGVSSKIGKGTEFILNIPVELHNSYNNGELVKEEKQETSIQLQNDGTNEGIKHDKHILIVEDNDDIRKYLKLILETNYKIKEARNGIEGLEKINEEIPDIIITDLMMPEMDGITFSKEVKSNPIASHVPIIMLTAKDDEDTKLTALEEKVTDFLSKPFNHNELLLKIKNTLEYTENLQKKYVKYAVQSDTIVELPNVDQQFIEKLNIALENEINNADFSIEELANIMCMSRNHLYRKIKGLLGLSPSNYIKQYRLEQSLTMVKSTLEPFSNIAYDTGFNSVSYFNTSFKEYFGKTPSECREASNQKKES